Proteins encoded together in one Candidatus Krumholzibacteriota bacterium window:
- a CDS encoding RNA-binding protein produces MKIYVGNMSFDTSESDLRTAFEAHGTVDSVNVITDRDTGRSKGFGFVEMSNDTEAQAAIDAMNDKELQDRTLKVNKAKPRTDNRGGGGGGRGGGFGRGGY; encoded by the coding sequence ATGAAGATTTATGTAGGAAACATGTCATTTGATACAAGCGAAAGCGATCTCAGGACCGCTTTTGAAGCGCACGGCACGGTTGACAGCGTCAATGTTATTACTGACAGGGACACCGGCAGATCGAAGGGATTCGGTTTCGTCGAGATGTCGAATGATACCGAGGCACAGGCTGCCATCGATGCAATGAATGACAAAGAGCTGCAGGACCGCACTCTCAAGGTCAACAAGGCAAAACCCCGCACGGATAACCGTGGCGGCGGTGGCGGCGGCAGAGGCGGCGGCTTCGGCAGAGGCGGCTACTAA